From the Nostoc sp. PCC 7107 genome, the window CCACCAATAAATTAGACTTATTATAAAAGTCATGATTTTCACTTTTCCTTTGCGTCTTTGCGCCTTTGCGCGAGGTAAAAATATATCTATGACACTAGTTTTTCATTGCCGGATATTGTTGTAACACCTGTTGTAAATATTGCCCAGTATAAGATTTAGGATTTTTCGCCACATCTTCTGGTGTGCCCACTGCAATTAATTCTCCGCCTTTATCGCCACCTTCTGGCCCTAAATCTATTACCCAGTCAGCGCAACGAATCACATCTAAATTGTGTTCAATGACTAAAATCGAATTACCTTTATCTACTAATCTTTGCAAGACATCCAATAATTTATGGACATCATAAAAAGATAAACCTGTTGTCGGTTCATCGATTAAATAAAGTGTCTTTCCGGTGGCGCGGCGAGATAATTCTGTGGCTAATTTAACGCGCTGTGCTTCACCACCAGATAAGGTAGTTGCAGGTTGTCCGAGTTGAACGTAACCTAACCCAACATCAGCTAAAGTTTGCAGTCTTGTAACTGCTTTGGGAATATTTTGGAAAAAGTCTAAACTCTCTTCAACTGTCATGTTGAGAACATCAGAAATAGACTTATCTTTGTATTTGACTTGCAAAGTATCGCGGTTATATCTTGCACCTTTACAAACTTCGCACTGGACGTAAACATCAGGAAGAAAGTTCATTTCAATGACGTTTACACCTTGTCCGCTGCAAGCTTCACAACGTCCACCTTTAACGTTAAACGAAAATTGTCCTGGTTTATAACCTCTAGCTTTGGCTTCGACAGTTTGGGAAAACACATCACGAATTACATCAAAAACACCTGTATAAGTTGCAGGGTTAGAACGGGGTGTGCGTCCTATGGGAGATTGGTCAATGACAATGGCTTTATCAACTGCATTTAAACCTTGAATTTTTTCTAATTCTTTTGGCAAAGGTACTTTTTTGGTTAGGTGATGTTGTAGAGATGGGTAAAGTAATTCGTTAATTAAAGTTGATTTACCTGAACCGGAAACACCAGTGACAGCAACAAGTTTACCGAGAGGAATTTCGACATCAATATTTCTTAAGTTGTTGCGATGGGCGTTTTTAATTATTAAACTTCTCCCATTACCTTCGCGGCGTTCTTTTGGTGTTTGAATTACCTGTCTTCCTGATAAGTATGCGCCAGTTAATGATTTTTCTGCTGTGAGTAGTGCTTGTAAATCGCCTTCAGCAATAATATGTCCGCCATGAATTCCTGCACCGGGGCCAATATCAACTAAATGGTCAGCAGCCCGGATGGTTTCTTCATCATGCTCAACTACTATTAAAGTATTACCTAAATCACGTAATCTAATTAAAGTTTTGAGTAATCTGCCGTTGTCTCGTTGATGTAAACCAATACTTGGTTCGTCTAAAACGTAGAGAACTCCTGTTAACCCAGAACCAATTTGTGTGGCTAGGCGAATGCGTTGTGCTTCACCACCAGAGAGAGTCATGGCGGGACGGTCGAGGGTGAGGTAATCTAAGCCCACGTCTAATAAAAATTGCAATCTAGCTCGGATTTCTCGTAAGACTAAATCAGCAATTTGTAATTGACGATCGCTCAATTTTAGCTGATCAATTCTTTCCTGGGAATCTCGAATTGATACGCCTGTTAAATCTAAAATTCCGTATTGTCCCAACCGCACCGCTAAGGCTTCTGGTTTTAAGCGTTTTCCACCGCAGACTTCACAAGGTTGGTCAATTAAATACTGTTCTAATTTTTGTTTAACTAATTCTGAACCGCCTTCATATTGACGCTGCAATATAGGCAGAACACCTTTAAATTGGGTTTTGGCTGTCTCTTTGTTTTTCTCTTCCCCATTTAAAATAATATGCCGTTGTTCGTCGGTCAGCTTGCTCCAATTGGTTTGTAATTCAAAGCCGTGTGCCTGACCTAAACTATAAAGCAATTCCAAATAGTAAGAATTATCTTTTTCTGACCAAGGTGCGATCGCGGCGTATACTGGTGCTTCAGCGTCAGGTATAACTAACTCTGCCGAAAATCTTCTTAAAGTCCCAAGACCATGACAGTGCGGACACGCGCCATAAGGAGAGTTAAATGAGAACAAGCGCGGCGATAACTCTTC encodes:
- the uvrA gene encoding excinuclease ABC subunit UvrA, which encodes MSDNQLAPSLLNGHLPHTHHNSQNTIRIRGARQHNLKNIDLELPRDRLIVFTGVSGSGKSSLAFDTIFAEGQRRYVESLSAYARQFLGQLNKPDVEAIEGLSPAISIDQKSTSHNPRSTVGTVTEIYDYLRLLFGRAGEPHCPICDRCIAPQTIDEMVDRIMALPDRTKFQILAPVVRGKKGTHRKLLSSLASQGFVRVRVDGEVRELSDSIELDKNLNHTIEVVIDRLVKKEGIQERLVDSLSTCLKQSGGIATILVTPITENPEAPEEEMVFSENFACPEHGAVMEELSPRLFSFNSPYGACPHCHGLGTLRRFSAELVIPDAEAPVYAAIAPWSEKDNSYYLELLYSLGQAHGFELQTNWSKLTDEQRHIILNGEEKNKETAKTQFKGVLPILQRQYEGGSELVKQKLEQYLIDQPCEVCGGKRLKPEALAVRLGQYGILDLTGVSIRDSQERIDQLKLSDRQLQIADLVLREIRARLQFLLDVGLDYLTLDRPAMTLSGGEAQRIRLATQIGSGLTGVLYVLDEPSIGLHQRDNGRLLKTLIRLRDLGNTLIVVEHDEETIRAADHLVDIGPGAGIHGGHIIAEGDLQALLTAEKSLTGAYLSGRQVIQTPKERREGNGRSLIIKNAHRNNLRNIDVEIPLGKLVAVTGVSGSGKSTLINELLYPSLQHHLTKKVPLPKELEKIQGLNAVDKAIVIDQSPIGRTPRSNPATYTGVFDVIRDVFSQTVEAKARGYKPGQFSFNVKGGRCEACSGQGVNVIEMNFLPDVYVQCEVCKGARYNRDTLQVKYKDKSISDVLNMTVEESLDFFQNIPKAVTRLQTLADVGLGYVQLGQPATTLSGGEAQRVKLATELSRRATGKTLYLIDEPTTGLSFYDVHKLLDVLQRLVDKGNSILVIEHNLDVIRCADWVIDLGPEGGDKGGELIAVGTPEDVAKNPKSYTGQYLQQVLQQYPAMKN